A single genomic interval of Halomonas sp. GT harbors:
- a CDS encoding isovaleryl-CoA dehydrogenase, which produces MFSHYSELNFGLDDELNMLREQVNAFAASEIAPRAAEIDRNNEFPNDLWKKFGDMGLLGITVSEEDGGSGMGYLAHCIAMEEISRASASVALSYGAHSNLCVNQLKINASAEQKEKYLPKLISGDHVGALAMSEPGAGSDVVSMQLRAKLDGDHYILNGNKMWITNGPDADVLVVYAKTDPEAGSKGITAFIIEKGMPGFSTAQKLDKLGMRGSNTCELVFQDCKVPAENVLGDVGKGVRVLMSGLDYERTVLAAGPIGIMQAAMDVVLPYIHERKQFNQSIGEFQLVQGKVADMYTTLNACRAYLYAVAGACDRGQTSRKDAAGVILYCAEKATQVALDAIQLLGGNGYINEYPTGRLLRDAKLYEIGAGTSEIRRMLIGRELFTETK; this is translated from the coding sequence CGCTAGCGAAATTGCTCCGCGTGCTGCTGAAATCGACCGCAATAACGAATTCCCAAATGATCTGTGGAAGAAGTTTGGCGACATGGGTCTGTTGGGGATTACCGTTTCTGAAGAAGATGGCGGTAGTGGTATGGGCTACTTGGCCCACTGCATTGCAATGGAAGAAATTTCCCGGGCAAGCGCTTCCGTCGCACTCTCCTATGGCGCGCACTCAAACCTGTGCGTGAATCAGCTTAAGATTAACGCCAGCGCTGAACAAAAAGAGAAATACCTGCCTAAGCTGATCAGCGGCGACCACGTAGGCGCACTGGCAATGTCAGAGCCAGGCGCAGGCTCTGATGTCGTGTCAATGCAACTGCGTGCCAAGCTAGATGGCGATCACTATATTCTTAACGGCAATAAAATGTGGATCACCAATGGTCCCGATGCCGACGTGCTGGTGGTGTACGCCAAAACTGATCCGGAAGCAGGCTCCAAAGGCATTACCGCCTTCATCATCGAAAAAGGCATGCCTGGCTTCTCGACTGCGCAAAAACTCGACAAACTTGGCATGCGCGGCTCCAACACCTGCGAGCTGGTTTTCCAAGACTGCAAAGTACCTGCTGAAAACGTGCTGGGTGACGTCGGTAAAGGGGTTCGCGTATTAATGAGCGGTTTGGATTACGAGCGCACCGTACTGGCTGCTGGCCCTATCGGTATTATGCAGGCCGCGATGGATGTCGTACTGCCCTACATTCATGAGCGCAAGCAGTTCAACCAGTCGATCGGCGAATTCCAGTTGGTTCAAGGAAAAGTGGCGGATATGTACACCACGCTGAACGCTTGTCGCGCCTACTTATACGCTGTTGCCGGAGCCTGTGACCGCGGCCAGACCTCTCGTAAAGACGCAGCGGGCGTGATTCTTTACTGCGCTGAGAAAGCCACCCAAGTTGCCCTAGATGCCATTCAGCTGCTCGGCGGCAACGGCTATATCAACGAGTATCCCACCGGTCGCCTTCTACGCGATGCCAAACTGTATGAAATTGGCGCGGGCACCAGCGAAATTCGCCGGATGCTGATTGGCCGCGAACTCTTCACCGAAACAAAGTAA